In the Zingiber officinale cultivar Zhangliang chromosome 5A, Zo_v1.1, whole genome shotgun sequence genome, CAACATTCTTATATATACAGGAGTACACAACATTAAATGGTTGAAACGTCAGCCACAGGTACTCAGGCGGTTACGGATAGGCCATTAACATTCGATCATTTTAGATTCGGTACATTAATACATCCGTTATGCAACTGAGCatgtaacaaaataaaatttgaatgaCAAAACGTTAGTTGATTCTTGCTCGAGCAAATTTTATCTAGATCGGTCCCGCATTCGATCATGCAAGTTGAGTTTGCACACGAATCACCTTTGATTTAGTACAATTCAAATCCTGAATTTGTATTCCTACgtgcccatatatatatatatatatatatatatatatataatcaattgCAACACCTGGGAGGATATCCGAACTTATGAGAGTCACTTGTAAATGTGTTGAATAAAGATGTACAAAAGTTGTATAGTGTAATGATATGCTACGAATCATTCATTGTGAAAAGGTCTGTAATCAATTTTTTTGGATGCGTGGAATTAATCCATGCaccttgatttatttatttttttattaatctttaAATATTTAGTTGAGACACTTAGATTTAATCCAGACATctcgatttttttaaatttttataaataaaaaatttcttaaatttaaaatttaaaatatcataaatacatatattatatccCGTGAATACAAAATTTATCTTGAATACTATAACAAAAAGGGAAGTCTAGACCCTAGAAGAAAATCATATTAGCTAAAATCCATTATAACCAAACGCCTAAATTCTAAAATCTGAAaacctaaatatatataatataccccgtgagtatctaaaattttttatcttaGTACTATAATCCAAGAGAGGAGCTTGAAACCTAGAGGAAAAATCTTATTGACTCAAACTCATTATAACTCAActcttaaattctaaaattttaaattctaaatacatataatatatcctaaaataaaataaaaaataaaaaaaattattgaaagagTCCAAGCACCTAGGCCATGTCACCCACGAGCGCTTGGATCAATTTTAGACATCCCGAGTCAAGTACGGATGAAtccatatatatctatatatcctAAGCATCGTTCCCTGCAAGATAGTtcgtgatatatatatatttttttgaaatgcTTGGTCGGGGATTTAAATCCAAACACCtcaactttatttatttattttttttaattttaaaaataaaaaatttcttaaaacatcctaaatatatatattataacatgtaagcatctaaaattttttatcttgaatactaTAACCAAAGAAAAAAAGTCTAAACCtttgaagaaaaattttattaacttaaattcattataactcaacccctaaatcctaaaatcttaaatctaaatacatataatagaacatctaacatttttaattttaaacactaTAACTCAATAAAGAAACCTAAACCCTATGAGAAAATGTTATTAGCTCAAACCCATTATAACTCaacttctaaattttaaaattttaaactttaaatatatataatatactccttatataaaaaaaatacttagatgAATACAGGTGCCTAGAATCATTCTAATTGtcgcaaaagatgaatacgttcgccccgagtacccccgtcaactcgtcccaagaccaacacggaggaggtaaatcatggacgactactaacctttgaaatagtgactaacacataagggaggtatttaactcggttttgccgagattcgaaccccaaactttattatggcaacacctcatgtgctaactACTAGATCCATCCGAGAGGACGCCTAGAATCATTCCAAGCGCTTATACAAGTTTGCTCACAGACGCCTCAATTAATGCCAGATGCCCCGAGTGAAGTCCGAACTTATTCCAGATGCCCCAAGTGAAATCCGAACGAATCCCTAGCCAAAGGTATATATAAAATCTTGAgccataaatatatataatatatcaacaaataaataaaaaattaagacgTATGAATTTGATCAaggtaaaaataaaatcctaaggCACCTTAAATGCGTACGAATCCATAAGAATAAATCTACAGCAGAGCAACTCTCTCAGTCTCagctataatatatatatatatattctttttccattagCATTTTCCGAGCGTTTCTTTGGATCTCTTTCGTGCGCTGGATTAGGATAGCCGTGACAATAAACATTATCACAAACTATTTCTAGTCAAATGGTAAGCTGCCGCTCAGTGCGATGCAGTCGGCGGTCAACCACGTGCACCCAAACTTAGACATATCTTcatgataaaattaagcttccatATTTCTCCCACCAACAGAACAAACATGATACATATATATCCTTTCTTATTTTTAATAACAGAGTCTTTACTGAGTAATTAATGCATGCGTATCTACAATATGCGATGAGCTTCCAACTCCCCTCATCGATTTCTCTCATACTTGGGGTTCTGTTAGACGACAATATCTAACTCGATAATCATAATTAAAGATGTAAAATGAAAAATGCCCATCCCCCATTAACGATTTTCGATTCACCTTAATGCCACCGGAAGTTGCCGCTGTCGCTATTGGGCTGGGCCGGTCCTGGGCCGAACAAGAACAACTCGGCCATCTCCGAACTAGTTGTTGGGTCGGAATTATTGGGCTGGAAAAATGCTTCGTTCGCCTTCGGAaattgctgctgctgctgctgatgaTGATGGAAACGCGGGAACTGGAGCTGCGGCTGCTCCAGGAACAGCTGCGGCTGCGGGAAGTGCAGCGTCGGAGGAGGCATCACGGCGGCCGGCGGCGCGTCGTGGACGCTCGGCCCGTACTGTTGGCCGGACGGGAAGCCGGTGAACTGCTGCACCATCGCGCGGAAGTTGGCGGTGTCGGTGTTGAGCAGCGTCACCGGCGCCTTCCTCGACACCCTCGTCCGCCGCCTCGCCGGCCGCGCCACCTTCCCGCCCGACGACGCGGCCGCCACCGCGGTGGACTCCGTCGCCGCGTCGAACGAAGGAGGCAGGGCCTCGTTGCCCCCGCCGAACGGGACCCACTGGGCGGGGCTCGAGGACGCCTCCCTCGCTGCGTCCATCGCTAGATTGCGTGaaagaggaggaaggagaaggcgtGGCATTTTATTATATTTACACCAGGAGGAGGAACTGGCGAAGGCTGACCCAGACACTACGACTGCCGTCGATTCGATTGGCTCGACGGGTGAAACGATGCCACGTGGGAAGTTGTTTTGACCTTctggatggatcgaggatgagcGTTCGAGGAAGCGTCGTGGTTGATGAGCACCGGCAGCGGCGTAACATGTGAAACAGGCCGGGGATTTGGGTGCCGTCTCCTTCGCGACGTGATGTTTCTGGAATTGGACCGGTCTTGGAATAATTACCCATCCATATCTGTTCGTATTACTATCAAAATGCAACACGTCGTACAGCGGTCACACACCAAACGCTATCGGTCCAAGAGGTTGGCCAACTCGAATCCTTATGCCACGATTGAGAAAGACAATGGGAAACCATTTATTAATCGTCGTACGTGTGCCATAATACCCATTGCATTCTTCCGGTCCGGTCTGGTCTGGTCGAAATCTGACCACACAGTTTGAAATCGACTGCTGTATCTGGTCTGGTCTCCTCCTCTACTACCACCCCGCGGTCAAAACTCCTCCCACATGCCCGGCTCGATCCATTTATCTCCGGACCCGGTTTGAACCGAACTACCACTTCACAAAGGGAATCTTGGCCGAATAGATCACCTTCTACAGCTAACCACTGTGAGCATATATATTAATCCGGTGGCAAAAGAAGAATACGTTCATCCCCAACGTCTCCATCAATTCGTCTCAGGATCAATACGAAAAAGATAAATCATGGATGGATATTAGCATTTGGAATAGTGaatagcacataagggagatatttacctcgactttgccgagattcgaaccccatacTTCatagtggcaacacctcatgtactAGTTACTAGACCGTCCCGAAAGGACTATGATAATATTAATTCGGACATGACACGTAGTGACTACGTTTTTTTTCCTTGCATTAGTGgtgataagattttctatttttatgggaTAAATTAGTGGAATTAGTCTTTCCTATTTTCATGAGTTAGTGGTGTTAATTTGTGATGTATTTAAAGAGTCCTACGGATGTGtagtaaattaatttattttttttcactgtAAGAAAGTATTGTAGCAGTTATTTTCCTCGCTCTATTCGTTTTTCACATTAGTGAGTATATGTGTGTTTGGGTGTGATACCAATAGTTTCTAAGCCAACATCTGGTATTAGAGTGAGATTAGTATAGAACTCCCAAGTTAGTATTGAACACCCAAGAATCCACGACTCCACAATAATGTCGGGTGTCCCACAAGCTGCTGTGAAGGAGAATGACGGAGTGTCATTTTCCTATCCAATGCTAAGTCCTCACAATTATACTGTGTGGGCAATCAAGACAGAAGTGATTCTTGATGCCCAGGGAGTTTGGAAGGTGGTGGAGCCAGAGGAAGGAGCCTAGCTGGATGCAAAGAAGAACAAAAAGGCGTGTGCATACATCTTGCAgtgtgtccccgaagacatccttCTTCAgatcgtaaaaaaaaaaaaagacggcAAAGGAAGTCTGGGACAGCCTCAAGATGAGGTATCAGTAGTGATCGGGTGAAGAAGACACAATTACAAATGTTGAAGAGTGAGTTCGACGCCCTCCGAATGAAAGAGACCGAGacgattgatgagtttgctggcaaactcaGCACCATGAGCAGCAAGTTCTCCACTCTTGGTGTCACGCTTGAAGATTGCTCTTTGGTAAAGAAGTTGCTCGATTCTGTCCCTAATAAATTCATTCCTATTGTTGCTGGTATTGAGCAGTTCCACGACCTTGAGATAATACCATTTGAGGAGACTATAGGACGACTGAAGGCGTACGAGGAACAAGCATTACGATTACGCGGCAATACCAACAACACTGAAGGTGAACTCCTACTTACTCATGCCACATGGCAAATGCGATAGAAGGAGAGCAACGAGGACATTTCGTTAGGAGGCAAGGGGCGTGGGTCCAGGAGCCTTGGTCGTGGAAAATGGTGTGGGCATGGGCGAGGGCGCGGTCGTAGTCGTGGTACACCGTGCCAAGATAGTGTAGGAAGCACTAGCAGCAACGACAGAGATACTCGTGATAACAGTCATATAAAGTATTTTAATTGTGAGAAAATGGGGCATTATGCGCCCGAATGCTACAACAAGTGTCATGATGATGAGGTTCACTTCACTTGCGCCACCGATGAAGAGCCAACACTGATGATGACCGTGTCCCACGAGGAGTCTCACACTATGCGTGAGCGGCAGGATACCATTCCGCTCAGTGAAGATAGGTTGCTGCTAGAGATGTACCACGGCGTTAAGAAAAGAGATAAAGACGTCTGGTACCTCGACAATGGTGCCAGCAACCACATGACTGGCCATGACGAGAAGTTTCAAGATCTAGATGAAACCATCACCGGGAGGGTGAGGtttggcgatggatcaaccattgagatcatgggcaaggggacggttgtgttcgaatgcaagaaCGGTGATCAGGATGCTCTCCACGAGGTATACTACATTCcgaaactttgtagtaatatcataagtcttGGTCAATTGACAGAAATTGAGAATGAGGTGCATATGAAAGGGGATAAcatgaaggtgattgataggagcgggaagCTCTTGATACTGGTAAAGCGAACACAGAATCGCTTGTACAAGATAACCTTGAAGATATTTAAGTAAGTCTGTCTCCTAGCAAGACTAGAAGACCCAACCTGGTTATGACATGCAAGGCTCGGACATGTCAATTTCCATGACTTGAAGTTGTTGGGTGAGAAGAAATTGGTGGTTGATGTGCCACTATTGCTCCAGCCGAACAAGCTTTGCGAGGTGTGTGTGATCACTAAGCATTCAAGGTCACCATTCCCGTGCCAAGCAAAGAGCGAAGAAGCTATTGGAACTTCTCCATGCTGATATTTGTGGGCCAATCACACCATGTACACTCGCCGGTAACAAGTATTTCCTTTTGATTGTTGATGATTTCATAAGGTGGATGTGGGTGTTTGTATTGTCAACAAAGAATGATGCTTTCCAAGCATTCAAGAAGTTCAAATTTTGGATTGAGAACAAGACTGAGCACAAGATCAGAACACTCCAGACAGACTGGGACGATGAGTTTCTATCCACGGAGTTTATTCGGTTCTGTGAAAATGAAGGAATCAAACGACACCTCACGTCTCCCTacacaccctaacagaatggtgttgtGGAGCGCCGGAACCGCACCGTGATGGCTATGACAAGATCTCTCCTCATGGATACACACATGCCAACAAGGTTTTGGAGAGAGGCGGTTAGGCATGCTGTCTATCTACTAAACTGTCTCCCAACTAAGGTGCTGGGAGAATGTACCTCATTTGAAGCTTGGATAGGGAGAAAGCCACATCTCACCCACTTGAAAGTATTCGGTTGTGTTGTATATGTGAAAAATACAGCCCCTCATCTTAAGAAACTTGCCAACAGAAGCTCACACATGGTATACTTGGGTGTCAAGGAAGACTATAAAGCTCATCGTGTATTTGATCCAAGGCATGACAAGTTACAAATAAGTAGAGATGTAATGCTTTAAGAAAATTGAGAATGGACATGGAATGCAGGTGCTAACAAGGATGAAAACTTACCGGagtttatggtggtggatgcatTCGACACCGAAGGGGTGATTGTTGCAGCAAACGTTGAGGCAGGGGCAGAACATGTCACACCACCGGCAACAGCTATAGTACCCATGCCAAGAGCGTTAAGTCCATCTACACCACCATCGAACGCTCATGCAGTTACCTCGCCTCCAGTAACAAACACACCCGAGTCTCATGAAGGGCCAGCCCGTTTTAGATCCATTATTGATATCTATACCAACACTGAGGAAGTGGTTGATGTTGACGAAGAAGAGAATGAGGTGATGATGGTGATGTCTGAAGAGTCGACATGCTACTAAGAGGCTACAACCGAGACTTACTGGTACAAAGCAATGGAGGAAGAGCTGAGATCTATTGAGATGAACAAGACCTGGACCCTAACTGAGCTCCCATTAGGCCACAAATCTATTGACCTAAAGTGGGTGTTCAAATTGAAAAAAGATTCAACGGGGAAAGTCGTTAAGCACAAAGCAAGATTAGTGAATAAAGGTTATGTACAAAGACAAGCCATCGACTTTGAAGAGGTGTTTGCACCTATCGCTAGACTTGACATTGTTCAAGTCATTCTTGCGTTTGCGGCAAATCAAAGTTTGGAGGTACACCATCTAGATGTGAAGTTAGCATTTCTTAATGAAGagttaaaagaagaaatatatgtcACTTAACCGGAAGGATTTGAGGTACAAAATCAGAAACACAAGGTGTACAGGTTGTCCAAAGCCCTCTATGGGTTGCGGCAAGCTCCAGCTTGGAACATGCGACTGAACAGGAGTCTGGAAGAGCTATGTTTCAAAAAAATGTACTCGAAAACTTGCAATATATACAAGAGGTGAAGGAGAAGCAAGtatacttgttggagtgtatgtcGACGATCTCATCATGATAGGAAATATCACAGAAGAAATCAACAAATTCAAACAACTAATGATGACGGAATTTGAGATGAGTAATTTGGGTCTTCTCTCCTACTACTTAGGAATTGAAGTAAAACAACAGAAAAATTGAATTTTACCTAGACAATCAACTTATGCCAAGAATATCCTGTCTTAATTCAAGATGGGAGATTATAATGCCACAAAGCATCCGATGGAACCCAAGGCATAGCTGCATAAAGACTTGGAAGAGGCTCCAGTTGACACCATAGAGTACAGACGCATCATTGGTCGTCTGAGATATTTGCTACACATGGCCTAACCTATCATATTAAGTCGGAATGGCGAGCAGATACATGGAGAGGCCTACAATCATGCATCATAAGGTGGTCAAATAGATTCTCAGGT is a window encoding:
- the LOC121983322 gene encoding VQ motif-containing protein 22-like; translated protein: MDAAREASSSPAQWVPFGGGNEALPPSFDAATESTAVAAASSGGKVARPARRRTRVSRKAPVTLLNTDTANFRAMVQQFTGFPSGQQYGPSVHDAPPAAVMPPPTLHFPQPQLFLEQPQLQFPRFHHHQQQQQQFPKANEAFFQPNNSDPTTSSEMAELFLFGPGPAQPNSDSGNFRWH